From Halococcus saccharolyticus DSM 5350, a single genomic window includes:
- a CDS encoding 50S ribosomal protein L13, giving the protein MNAAEFEPDIVVDARDCILGRVASQVAERALDGERVAVVNAEEAVITGGTDDVMGVFEDRAELGSDSGPYYPKRPDRIMKRSIRGMIPYKRPRGREAFERLRVYVGDPFEDDAAVLDGTSLDRLSNTKFVQLGDVSENLGANVTW; this is encoded by the coding sequence ATGAACGCCGCCGAGTTCGAACCCGACATCGTGGTCGACGCTCGGGACTGTATCCTCGGGCGGGTCGCGAGCCAGGTCGCAGAACGCGCCCTCGACGGCGAGCGCGTCGCCGTGGTCAACGCCGAGGAGGCGGTCATCACGGGCGGCACCGACGACGTGATGGGCGTCTTCGAGGACCGCGCCGAGCTCGGCTCGGACAGCGGGCCGTACTACCCGAAACGCCCCGACCGGATCATGAAGCGCTCGATCCGCGGGATGATCCCGTACAAGCGCCCGCGCGGGCGCGAGGCGTTTGAGCGCCTCCGGGTCTACGTCGGCGATCCCTTCGAGGACGACGCGGCGGTTCTCGACGGGACCTCGCTGGATCGGCTGTCGAACACCAAGTTCGTCCAACTGGGCGACGTGAGCGAAAACCTCGGAGCCAACGTCACATGGTAA
- a CDS encoding 30S ribosomal protein S9: MVTNTSGKKKTAIARATVSEGEGRVRINAKPVELIEPELARLKMLEPFRIAEERRESVDIEVDVSGGGTVGQADAVRTAIARGLVEHANDAELRDAYMEFDRSLLVNDVRQSESKKWGGPGARARYQKSYR; this comes from the coding sequence ATGGTAACGAACACCTCAGGCAAGAAGAAGACCGCGATCGCCCGCGCCACCGTCTCGGAGGGTGAGGGTCGCGTTCGCATCAACGCGAAACCAGTCGAACTGATCGAGCCCGAGCTGGCACGGCTGAAGATGCTCGAACCGTTCCGCATCGCCGAGGAACGCCGCGAGAGCGTCGACATCGAGGTCGACGTGAGCGGCGGTGGCACCGTCGGGCAGGCCGACGCAGTCCGAACCGCGATCGCACGCGGGCTGGTCGAGCACGCGAACGACGCCGAACTCCGCGACGCGTACATGGAGTTCGACCGGTCGCTGCTCGTGAACGACGTCCGTCAGTCCGAATCCAAGAAATGGGGCGGCCCGGGCGCACGGGCACGCTACCAGAAGTCCTACCGCTAA
- a CDS encoding DNA-directed RNA polymerase subunit N, giving the protein MMVPVRCFTCGKVVGEHWEPFEARVEDGEDPADVLDDLGVDRHCCRRMLVSHSDLVDIVAPYQ; this is encoded by the coding sequence ATGATGGTCCCCGTGCGGTGTTTCACCTGCGGGAAGGTCGTCGGCGAGCACTGGGAACCGTTCGAAGCCCGGGTCGAGGACGGCGAGGACCCGGCCGACGTGCTCGACGACCTCGGCGTGGACCGGCACTGCTGTCGCCGGATGTTGGTGTCGCACTCGGACCTCGTCGACATCGTGGCCCCCTATCAGTGA